The SAR202 cluster bacterium DNA window AGATCGAGCCTGACAGCGAGCGGAGCACATACGCCAGGGCGACCGTAGAGGTACAGGAGCGGCTGGACGGGCGCATCGTGGTCATGCACAAGGGGCGTGAGCTGGCCAGCACGGTTGCTCCCCTGAGACCCGCAGTCCTGCGAGCAAGGCGAAGAAAAGCTCAGGCGGGCAAGCGTGGAGAGGGGCGTGCTGGAGACGGACCCGTCTCCAGCACACCCCTCTCCTCGCCCAAGGATCGAAAGCCGGGTCCAGATCACCCTTGGAGATCGAGACTGATTCAACCAAAACCAGTCGTACTGACAAAATCACTGAGCAGTAAGACTGACAAAGTCATTGAGCATTGACATGGTAACATGCACCCGTTTTCGCTCGTTTCTACGTAACATAAGTTGACCAGCGCGAACAAGACTCTCGTTCATCGCGCCGGCGCCTCGCCCATGATGGAGTCCGCGGGGTAGACCCGGTACTGGTTGGGCTTTCCGGGAGATATGTGGACAACCTTCCAGGCTTCCAGCCCGAAGGAGTCCTCCTCCACGATCGTGAACTCCCGGCAGCACAGGTCGCCCCCTGCGCCGCCGAACAGGACAAGCGTGTTTCCTCCGTCCAGGCGTTGCGCGCTTGAGCAGCACTCAGAGAACTTAGGCGGGACTGCGCGGTACTCCCAGCGCACGGAAGCCACCTTTGTCGCCTGGTTGAGCCGGAGCTCCAGAGCGCGGGAGAATCGGCCGCCCTCTTCCCTGGGCCTCGCGCCGCCGTTGTCGAAGAGCAGTACGTTGCCGTTCGGCAGCAGCCATGCCGTGTGCTGGCCGTAAAAGGCGTCAGTATCATCCAGGAACGAAAAGTCGCTCCCCGGGCCGCCGAGCCGCCACAGAACATCCTTGAAATCTGCGCTGATCAGGACTACCTGGTTGAGGTGGCCCAGGGACACAAGGACCGTGCCGTCGGCCGCCACCGTCGCGGAGTTGCCGTGGCTCCAGTCCTGGACCGACTCGTCGCGGTCGCATCCGCCCCAGATGGGATGCCCGGGCAGCGTAAAGTTGGAGTTCGGTGATGTGCGGTCCGCAGGTGAGATGTGGTCGAATATGTTCCAGACGATCTCGTTCTTCCCGGTCGCCGGGTCCCAGATTCCGATGGTGTCGCCCTCTTGCGGGGCCAGCGGGGCGCCGTAGCCGGGGCGCAGGACCGCGCGGGAGAGGTAAAGCACTCGCCCATCCGGCAGGATCTGCACTTCGTGGTGTATCGGGCCAAACGGGGCGCACTCGTCTTCCAGCCGGGCTACCTGGTTTCCAAGGGCGTCGATCTCCACGAGCCCACTGCCAGTTGTGCCCCCCCTGTGCCCGGCGATGTAGACGACGTTGCCGTTTTCGCTGCGGCGAGCCATCACCCATGGCTGCTCCCCGTCCGGTCCTTCGTAGTACCAGACTATGTTTCCCGCGCCGTCAATAGCTACGAGCCCGAGGAAGGACTCCTGCCTGAACTCCAGGAAGGTTAGCGGGTGGGTCGGGCGGCCGGAGACAACGGTGAAAGACGCCTCCTGGAGCCCTTCCGGCAGAGGGCCCGTCGTGAAGCGTCCTCCGGGGCCTTCAATGGTTGCGCCGCCCGTCCCGTAGCCCAGTACGCGGTACTCGTATTCGGTCTCAGCCCTCAGCCGAACGGCGTGGATATTGAAACGCGTTCCTTGCGAATCAACGGGCCTCGTCGTAAGCCGGTCGTCAAGCCCGGTCCAGTACTCCACGTAAACAAGCCCGGGACGGTCCAGTTCGCCGCTGATATTCGCGATGAGGTTGTTGCCCGGGTGGATGAAGGCCGTGGCCGAGAGCGGCAAGGGAGGTGGGCCTGGGGTGGGGGTTGGGGACGGGGAAGGTGCCGCAGTAACGGCACTGGACGGCGCCGGGGTTGGAGCGGCGGGTGGCGGGTCCCCGCATGCGACGAGGAGCAGGCCGATTGAGCATGCGATCATCAGCCGGAGCGGTCGCAAAGCCTCAACCGGGCTCATCGCAGGCGGGTCTCGCCGGCAATGGAGGCGGCGGGATACGCGCGGTAGCTGGTGCGGTAGGTGGGGCCTTCCATCGTCATCTTCCAGACTTCGGAGCCGTCCCTTCCCACCTCGGCCACTCTCCGCGGGACCGTGTCCATGTTCACGAGGGTGTTGCCGCTGGGCAGCCTGTAGGCGCCCCCGCGGAGCCGCCCGAACACATCCGGCGTTGCGCGGTACTCCCAGACTTTTGTCGCGCTCATATCGTAACTGTGCAGCGCCAGCTCGATCGCGCGCGTGTACTCTCCGCCTTCCTCGGCCGGCCTCGCCATGCCGTTGTCGTAGAGCAGGATGTTGCCGTTAGGCAGCTGCGATGCCGTGTGCTGATGGTAGAACCGGTCCTCTGGCTTCGGGAAATAGTAGTCGCTGTCCGGGCCACCTAGTTTCCACTCAATAGACTGGAAGTCCGGAGAGATCGAGATCACCTGGCTAATCGTTCTGAGCGAGACTATGTAATTTCCGCGCGGGCCGATTGAAATGGAGTTCGCCATCAGCCACCGCCTGGGGTCCCGGTCTCTGGTAAGGTAGTCCAGGTTTGACTGCGTGTCGGTGGAAAAATGGTCCCGCGCGTCCCAGAGCTTCCGGGTGGTGTGATTTGCCTGGTCCCATAGTCGAATGGAGTCGACCATGATGCGCGTGGGTATGGTGCCGCCGGGCGAGGCTGGTCCGGTGTAGGGCACAGCCTCATCGGCTAGATAAAGGACCTCGGTGTCCGACACGACTAACTGGTCGTGGTGCGCCCATTTGTCCACCTCGCTGTTCGAGAGCATGTCCACGATTTTCCCGTCGGGCGTGATCTCAACCATGCAGCACGTCTGGCCGATAAACTGAAGGTTGCCCAGCATATAGACGATGTTATGGTTTGGCTTCTGGCGGACCGCCAAGAGCTGAAGATAAGTTGGAGCAAAGGGGTTCGGAGGCGCGAAGTACCAGACGATTTTCGAATCTTCGTCAAGGAAGAGTATGTATGGCGTCTGGGCCTCGCCCAGGTCCATCATGACCAATTCTGACGTTGGGGCTCCTGAGGCGGTGATGTTTAGTGAGGAGAGGGCAGGAGGCAGCGGCCCGGTGGTGAACTGCCCGTCCGGGCCGTGAGACACTGAACCGTCGCTGCCCACCGCGACCGCCCTGTACGAATACGTCGTCGCTGCCCGCAGCCTGACCACCGGGAAATGGTGTGCAACCGCCGGGGACGAGGTGGCCGTGCGGAATGCGCCGGCGCCGGGGTTCTCGTACTCGATGTAGGCCGCGGCCGCCCGGTCCAGGTCCACCGTCACGTCGACAATCAGGGAGTTGCTTTCTCTGGGCCGGGCCGAGACTGCAAGGACTCTCGGAATGTCCTGTACCGCCGGGGTGGGCTCCAGGCTCACCGGCGTGGCCGGTGTTGGCGTTGAAGTGGCCGCCCGGTCACCGCAGCCAAGGACCGACCCGCAAGCCGCCAGGGCGATTGCCGTCATGGCGATGAATGTTGTGGCCCGCCGGCTATAGCTGAAATGAGAGTCATTAATCATTGATTTTACGTTAACCTTAATTCCCCCTGGGATCCGCCAAACCGCCAGTCCAGAGTATGCATCCGATCGATTCTTGCGACAATCCATGAATCTGGATTCACGAAATGAATCCAAATGACTGTCGACGTCGGTATATGGAGTGTACAGACGGTAATTTAGGGTGTCAACCGCGCAAAGTGTATCTGTCTTTGCTCAGTGATATTGTCAGAATGTAGTCCTCTCATGGACTGACATATTCACTGAGCAGTTACCTACTGACAATATCACTGAGCAAAGACAGTAGCGCCCGCGGCGATTGTCCGGCGAGCTCATACCGTGCTATAATGTCCCGGTTGTAACCCTTGCCAGCCTACTTTTTCGGAGATTTCATTGTCTTACGTAACCATTCGCGAAGGTGAAGACGGCGAGAGCCTGCTCCGGCGCTTCCAGACCTCCATGCAGCGGTCCGGCATCCTGAGGGAGCTCCGCAACAGGCGCTACTTCCGCTCCAAGGGCGAGCAGGAGCGGCTGGACCGCGCCCGCAGCCTCCGCAGGCTGC harbors:
- the rpsU gene encoding 30S ribosomal protein S21; this translates as MSLSYVTIREGEDGESLLRRFQTSMQRSGILRELRNRRYFRSKGEQERLDRARSLRRLRRRRNK